The region CGACAAACCCGGCAGCGCATCGTACTCGGCCAGAATACCGACAACCGGATAACCGGAACCGTAAGTAGCCACAAAAGCGGTAGGAATATCTGCGACACCACGTTCCACGGCAAATCCCTGCTTTTCCAGCATGTCCGCAAGAAGTTTGGCAGATTTGTGTTCTTTGAATGCGGTTTCCGCATATTCATTGATTTTCCCCGCCGCATCGTCGAATTGGGCCTCGTTGCTTTCGAGCCAGGCGACCGCTTCACGTTTGTAGGCGTCCGGATTTTTCTGTGCCGTTATTGAAAGCGGAATGAGCATGAAAATACACATATATATGACGATGGTTGTAGTACTTTTGGACATTGTTCCTCCTTCGAAGTGATTTATAAACGTATTTTTATACATACAAATATAATGGTTAGGATAGCGGTTACAATAAAAAATTACGGTTTCGTAAAAGATGTAACTATTCCTGTATTATAGTGTAAAAAAGCTTGTATACCGCACAGAATTTATATTAATCTATATAAATTGGGGAGAAATCGGATTTTTGATTGATTTCAAGAAGCAACAGCAAGCTAAAGCATGCTGTTGTATTTATAATCCACACCAACTGACTGCTTTAGCTGTCTGTTTTGGTGTCTCATGTCTGAACAAGATTTGAATTACGTTTTAATCATACATAATCCTAAGGAAAGACAATGAAAGATTTAAATCACCGCGTTGATTTCTGTATAGTCGGAGGTGGACTTTCCGGCATGTGTGCGGCCATCGCAGCGGCACGTCACGGGGCAAAGGTAGCTCTCATCCAGGACAGGCCGGTACTCGGCGGCAATACATCGAGCGAAATCCGTATGCACATCTGCGGGGCACACGGGAAAAACAACCGTGAAACCGGAATTGTCGAGGAAATCCAACTTGAGAACTGTTACCGTAACCCGCTCTCAAACTATTACATCTGGGACAGCGTCTTGTATGAGAAGGTCAGGTTCGAGCCGAACATATCGCTGTTTTTGAACTGCACCTGTCATGATATCGAGATGGACGGAAACCGGATTCGCGCTATCAAGGCATGGCAGTTAACCACCGAAACACGGCATCGTATCGAGGCAAACCTGTTCTCCGACTGTTCGGGCGATTCCATACTCGCACCGCTGTCCGGTGCAAAGTTCCGCATAGGCCGTGAGGCACAAAGGGAATTCGATGAGGACATCGAGCCGCCGGTGGCCGATAAAAAAACCATGGGAATGAGCTGCCTGATTCAGGCACGTGAGGACCGACCGGCCTCAGACGTTTATTTCCGCCGAAATGGGCGAATGTCTATGACAGCGAGGATGACCTGCGAACCGTGACCATGATGTCCGCACAACCAATTTCTGGTGGATCGAACTGGGCGGTGAGGACGATTCCATTCATGACACGGAGGAAATTGCGTGACGAGCTGTTGAAAATTGCGTTCGGTATCTGGGATCACATCAAAAACCGGGGCGATCACGGCGCCGATAACTGGGTACTTGAATGGATCGGATTCTTCCGGGTAAACGTGAGAGCAGAAGGTATATCGGCGACCACATTCTGAATCAGAACGATGTCCGTGCCGAGGGCAAATTCGATGACCTCGTGGCGTACGGCGGCTGGACCATGGATGACCACAATCCCGGCGGTTTCAGATATCCCGGGCAGCCCACGACATTTCATCCCGCACCGTCACCGTTCGGTATCCCATACCGCAGCCTCTACTCGTTCAATATCGGGAACCTGTTCTGCGCAGGCCGTAACATCAGCGCAAGCCATGCCGCCATGAGCGCAACACGGGTTATGGCAACCTGCGCAACGCTGGGGCAGGCTGTGGGAACCGCCGCGGCTATTGCGGTACGTGATTCGTTAACTCCACGCGAGGTCTATCAAAAAAGAATCGGCGAACTCAAGCAAACGCTCATGGACGACGACTGCTATCTGCCCTGGAACGGCCGTGAAATTCCGGAACTGACCCCGTAAGGCACAGCTCAGTTCTTCGGACGGCGACCCGACGGTGCTTATTAACGGCAAGGACCGACCCATAGGTGATGAGGATAACGGCGTATACCTGTCGCTGGGCGGCTGGCTGCTGTTTGTGTTCAAGCAGCCCGAAAAGGTTCGTGAAGTACGGATGATATTCGACAGCGACCTCAACAGAATCATTCGCATGAGATCGAACTATCCGCTCGATATGGAACGCCGTGTCGTGCCGGAGACGCTGGTAAAATCATTCAGAATCGAAGCGAAAAACGGAAACGGGACATGGTCGACGGTGTATACCGAAACCAACAATTATCTGCGGCTGGCCCGTGCGCCGCTCAATGTAAAAACCAATGCCATTCGGTTTGTCCCGGAAGCTACATGGGGCGCCGGAAAAGCTCACCTGTTCGCCTGTGATGTACGATAGAAGAGGAGTGCCTAATATGCAGTTTTACAAACGCCTGAATCTTTCACTTATGCTGCTTCTGATTTTCACCGCCGGTTTTGCCGTAGCTCAGGACGGCTGGTATACCGAGGGGTGATTATGCCCACAAAACACGGATTCAAGCTTACACTGGTCAATACGCTCAATTTCGACCGTCAGGACTGCCCGATAGTGATCACCCGTGACGAGATGCCGCTCAAAAATCTCGAGGAAATGGGTGTCACCGTGGTCGATCCCTCTCTTCCGGCACGGCCTATGCCCTCCGCCGAAGTTCTCAAGAAACAGGGCGGGCACCATATCCGTGAGGAAACCAACGGCCAGCAATTGTTCTACCAGATGGATGACCTCGACCGTGACGGCATCTGGGACGAACTCTATTTCCAGACCGACATAAAGGCCAACGAACGCAAGACAATGTATCTCTATATCGGGTTCAATCAGCGCGGCTGGAATGAGCACGGAACCCATGCGACAATCGGCAGCTACTGCCACCACATGATACCTTTCTGGGAGTCGGCTCATGTCGGCTGGAAACTCTGGTACCGTGACACCTGCGATGTATTCGGCAAGCGCAAGGGAGTTCTGATGTCGAACCTGCTGTGTATGCAGAATCTGGACGGGTACGGTGTGTCGTACACCTCCCATGATTATGGTTCCGATATACAGCGAGTTGCCGAAACCTTCGGCGGCGGGCGCTATCTGCCTGTTCGAATTTCCCGCTTTCGCCGATTCGGTATCGCGCCCCCGGTTTACCCCGAACGCGGATAAACGTGAGAATAAAAGCTGGAATCTGCCCCCGACGGTAGACACACGGTACGCCTATGAGGTGGTTGTGAACGGGCCGGTTCGCAGCATGATCAAGGCGAAAACCATGAACTGGGATTCCGGCAACGGTTTCTACGAACTCGAGCAACTCTATACGGTGTACACCAACCAGAGCTATTCGACCTGCAAGGTAAACTACACGAAGTTTTTCCCGCTGAAAGACGGCGTAATGTTCGGCTGCGGTATCAGGAAGAACGGCATGGAATTCGAAAGCTATCAGGACGGCAACATAGCCATAACCATGGGGCATGACGAACTTTTCCGACCCGGACGATCCCGACGGCAAAAAATATGTCGTGGATTTTGTCGGCAACGCCCTTGTGGTGAAAGACATGTACAAGCCGGAGTACCGGTATCTCAAGGGATTCGGCGGCAATCACACGTTCCGTATACCGCAAACCGACGACCTGTCATACGAATACATGATTTTCGCTGCATGGAGCGAGGGTGCGGTGTATAACACCCCGGAATTGTTCAAGGAATATGTCATCAAAACGGAGAAAAGAGTATAACAATCGGTGAAGGTCAGGTTTGAGGGAGTGGAGAGGAAGTGAAGGGGGAAAGGAATAGCTAATGCTGTCTTTTGAAATGTTGGTATTAATTTAATATTTTGCTTGACATGTTTGCATAATGACAATATTATGTACATTAAAGTGGTAAGTTCTGCTGATAGTTTGTAGAGAATTATATTTGTTTGGGGTTTTATGCATATCAAATAGGTGTATATGGATTCTTAGTGTAGAAAAATGTAAAAGCAAAACTTGTCAAATTTTTCATAGGATTGCGTTTAGTAAGAACCAGTGGATATTAAAATGGACGATGAAATTATAATAAAAACTCAGTAATCCCATTAAGATTGATCTTGCAAATGCTAAAAACTTATCTGACTTATCTGACGATGAAGCTAAAAGTATTGGCGTAAAGGGCTTTTAAATTACCTGAAGCGGAAATTGCATACCTGAAAATATTATCCGACACAATGGTTAATAGCTTCATTATGAAGCATAATCCAAATATATTTACTGAAGGATTATCGTACATACAACCAACAGATTATGTTGGGGTTGATATCCATTCGACAATACAGCTTGACAGTTCAGCACTTCTCAACCACATAAAAAAGAGTCTATTCTTCTTTGATAAATTGATTTTTAGTTTTGGTTTTTTTGATTCTCAAAGCTATAGGTACAGTTATAATGTTTTAAAGATATTAGAACACTTAAATTGGTTAACAAAGAAAACTATATAATCACACTTAATTACATTGAAGATTTGCCAGATTCAAATGAAATTGAACGTGACTTTGACATCTTACAAAGGAAAAAAATCTCCTCCAATAAGAAAGAGAATGGTATTGCCTATAGATATACTAAGAAGATATTCTTGGATTTCGTTGCAAGGTTTATACGGAGTTCAATTAAGCGTAATTATGATTTTCAAACCTATCCTATTATACCTTCTTTTATATCAACGGATTTAGATTTCAAATCAAAGAATAATTCTGTTTTAAACCTAATTATCGAAAGTTTTCCTGTTCCTGATGACAGGGTCACTTTCGATGAGATATTTAACTTTAAAGAAAAATATCGTTCGGAATTACTGGAATTTAGAGCATATATTGTCAAATTAACCCAAGGAGATAAACCTTGCAACGAAATCATAAATGAGATAAATAGGAAACTTTTAGTATTTGAAGAGGGTCTGAAAAACATGAAAATCAAATATCGTCTCGACCCAACTTGAGACAATTTCAACATTGCCTGGTAAAATATGGCCATGGAAATGGGATGAGTTAATTTCAAGTCCTATCAAGTTGTACAGGAATTATATTAATTTACGTTTTGATGAGTTAAAACTTGAGGGAAGAGAAGTAGCATATATATCCAAATTAGAAAAATACTTTAAATTGATTCTGATTCTCAACTAATTTGATCTATAGCGATGTATATAGAGGTAATATGACAAATTGTTTTGTAATTTGTAACGGACACCTGATTTAATTTAAAATTTCATTGCAATCAGACCAAAAAAGCTACCTCTTTCCCCATCTGGTGAGTTCCGCATTAAACGGCCAAATACATTTGCATAACTATACAATTTAATTATTTTTATTAGATTATAAAATCCGAACTTAATAATAACTATTCTGAAAAATGAATTACTACAACTTCAGGATGATTATTCCGTTGCAACGCTGGAAATATTTGGTTCGTATGTCAGGAATGAGCAAAATACTGATTATTATAATATTACACTTTATTATATGGCTTCGATAGCTTAATATTGGTTCTTGGTAAAGAAAACTGTATAAACCATAGTTTGACACAAAAAAAAGAACGTTAACTTTGAATAATGAAGCGATTATTCTGACAATTATCTCCTCGCTGTTGTCTGGATTCCTTGGAGTTTTCAATCTCGTCGTGGTTTTATGCCAGACTGGAAAGAAGAAGAATAAAAATAGAAACAGCGAGAAAAATGTTTGGTAAATAGGCACAACATTTCAGGGGATGCTTTCCAAGAAGCAATGAACGAAGTTCTAATTGTCTTCTCCGATAACCAAATGATAATCGATTTAGTACAGGAATTATTCACAGTAGTGGAGACTCCTCTTACCGCTCGGCCACAGAAAGCAGCAGATGAGGCGCTGATCAAGCTAATGAAAGCTATTTGTAAAAATATAGGCATTAATATAAAAACTTGCCAGATTCCTATTATCTAAAATTTTTCAAAGTACCCAAGGTACCTAATAATAACTTTCACTCGTAAAGCAATTAGAAATCCTCTGTGCGATCAACGTACTATAAGATAATTTTTGAGAACAAGGAGGTATTACATTAAGTTATAGGAAAAAAGACGTGCACAACAACTGGTTATTACGGACATCGGAAACGTCAAAGTTTATCAATACTGTTAAAAACCTATTTCCATGCGTAAAGCGTATGAAAACAAAAATCCAAAGACGAAAAGACTGATGCGCTTCGTTTCCATTATGACCTCTCCGGTTTACTAAAAAATGGAGTGCAGGGGAAATATGTAGACCGTTATCAGGAAGGTACGAACCTGGTATTACTGGCTCATGATGTTGCTGAGGAATTTCCGACAGAAGCATCTGTCAATGAAGCTCTTCGTCTCGTCTCCAGTTGAGACAAATCCCTGCAAAAAAAATCACCGAACAAACGCATTGATGGTGCTACAGAGCACAGATTTTTAATAGAATTGATGCCCTGTACGATATTGTGTAATGAATGAGTCCATATGCCCTCACCCCTTTGATTCCCCTCTCCCAAATGGGAGAGGGGCACGCTTCGAACGTTTGGAGTATGGCCCTCCCTCGCCCGTGCTGAGCCTGTCGAAGCATGGGAGAGGGAGTCAGGAGGGTGAGGGAATGTTTTACAGTTATCCACCCCAAAAAAGGAAACCACATGAACCTCGCATCAAAAATATAGTATCCCTGATCACTATTCTGCTTTTTCCTGCCTTGCTCTCGCCGACGAACAACCGGAGCCGCGTTTGATTACGGTGACGGGAGATGCGGAAGTACGAGTCGTTCCTGATGAAGTTATCCTTACACTCGGTGTGGAAACATGGGATAAAGATTTAAACATAGCAAAAGCGGAAAACGATCAGCGAACACAACAAATTGTTGCGACGGCTAAAAAGTTCAACATAGCGGAAAAACATATTCAGACCGATTATATCAACATCGAGCCGCGGTATGAAGATATGTATGAGCATAAGAAATTCATCGGCTACTTTGTGAGGAAAACAGTCGTACTGACAATCAGAGATACATCCATGTTTGAGACAGTCCTGACCGGTGTGCTCGAGGCCGGAGCGAATTATGTCCACGGCGTTCAGTTTCGTACTACAGAACTCCGAAAGCACAGGGATGAAGCGCGTTCGCTCGCCATTAAAGCCGCCCGGGAGAAAGCGAATGATCTGGCACAAGAGCTTGGGCAGAGCGTCGGCAAACCATACAATATTCAGGAAAACCCGTCCAATTGGTGGTCAGGGTATAATACCGGGTGGGGTTCGCAGTGGCGCGGCGGTTATGGCCCAGAATGTCATTCAGAATGAAGCCGGTTCCTTTGAATCCGACAGCAGCATTGCTTTGGGGCAGATTAAAGTAAGCGCAAATGTAACGGTGAGTTTTGAACTC is a window of uncultured Sulfurimonas sp. DNA encoding:
- a CDS encoding FAD-dependent oxidoreductase encodes the protein MKDLNHRVDFCIVGGGLSGMCAAIAAARHGAKVALIQDRPVLGGNTSSEIRMHICGAHGKNNRETGIVEEIQLENCYRNPLSNYYIWDSVLYEKVRFEPNISLFLNCTCHDIEMDGNRIRAIKAWQLTTETRHRIEANLFSDCSGDSILAPLSGAKFRIGREAQREFDEDIEPPVADKKTMGMSCLIQAREDRPASDVYFRRNGRMSMTARMTCEP
- a CDS encoding FAD-dependent oxidoreductase — its product is MDRILPGKRESRRYIGDHILNQNDVRAEGKFDDLVAYGGWTMDDHNPGGFRYPGQPTTFHPAPSPFGIPYRSLYSFNIGNLFCAGRNISASHAAMSATRVMATCATLGQAVGTAAAIAVRDSLTPREVYQKRIGELKQTLMDDDCYLPWNGREIPELTP
- a CDS encoding DUF4861 family protein, with product MPTKHGFKLTLVNTLNFDRQDCPIVITRDEMPLKNLEEMGVTVVDPSLPARPMPSAEVLKKQGGHHIREETNGQQLFYQMDDLDRDGIWDELYFQTDIKANERKTMYLYIGFNQRGWNEHGTHATIGSYCHHMIPFWESAHVGWKLWYRDTCDVFGKRKGVLMSNLLCMQNLDGYGVSYTSHDYGSDIQRVAETFGGGRYLPVRISRFRRFGIAPPVYPERG
- a CDS encoding DUF6236 family protein produces the protein MVNKENYIITLNYIEDLPDSNEIERDFDILQRKKISSNKKENGIAYRYTKKIFLDFVARFIRSSIKRNYDFQTYPIIPSFISTDLDFKSKNNSVLNLIIESFPVPDDRVTFDEIFNFKEKYRSELLEFRAYIVKLTQGDKPCNEIINEINRKLLVFEEGLKNMKIKYRLDPT
- a CDS encoding SIMPL domain-containing protein, with protein sequence MTGDAEVRVVPDEVILTLGVETWDKDLNIAKAENDQRTQQIVATAKKFNIAEKHIQTDYINIEPRYEDMYEHKKFIGYFVRKTVVLTIRDTSMFETVLTGVLEAGANYVHGVQFRTTELRKHRDEARSLAIKAAREKANDLAQELGQSVGKPYNIQENPSNWWSGYNTGWGSQWRGGYGPECHSE